A single Epinephelus fuscoguttatus linkage group LG13, E.fuscoguttatus.final_Chr_v1 DNA region contains:
- the LOC125900216 gene encoding CD209 antigen-like protein C, producing MEEIYANVAYDKSVGPRASTNPTGRRSSERRVHGAVVLCLGLLSVFLLAGLIGLGVHYHNSSRRSAAELSSIKANLTELLQVSYNKSSALTEERDQLNVSLIKMTKERNWLERKCPAGWMVFSCSCYFVSIKSGSWDEARQDCKERGADLVVIDSAKEQTFVVSTRKTAWIGLTDRDEEGTWKWIDGTPLTLKNWEKKQPDNGGGDPQWGEEDCAHMRYGKWNDGSCDIHLQWICEKTA from the exons ATGGAGGAAATCTATGCCAATGTTGCATATGACAAGTCTGTTGGCCCGAGAGCTTCGACAAATCCCACAG GTCGCAGGAGCTCAGAGAGGAGAGTTCATGGAGCTGTTGTTCTCTGTCTGGGGCTGCTCAGTGTTTTCCTGCTGGCTGGGCTCATCGGCCTCGGTGTCCACT ATCATAACTCCTCACGGCGTTCAGCTGCAGAGCTCTCCTCTATCAAAGCCAACCTGACTGAGCTTCTCCAGGTCAGTTACAACAAGTCGTCTGCCCTGACTGAAGAGAGAGACCAGCTGAATGTCAGCCTCATTAAAATGACCAAAGAGCGGAACTGGCTGG AGAGAAAGTGTCCTGCAGGATGGATGGTGTTCAGTTGTTCCTGTTATTTCGTCTCTATTAAGTCTGGTTCCTGGGATGAAGCCAGACAGGACTgcaaggagagaggagcagatCTGGTGGTGATAGACAGTGCTAAAGAACAg acgtTTGTAGTGTCCACCAGGAAAACTGCTTGGATTGGTTTGACTGACAGAGATGAGGAAGGAACCTGGAAATGGATAGATGGAACTCCACTGACTCTGAA GAACTGGGAGAAGAAGCAGCCCGATAATGGTGGTGGAGATCCACAGTGGGGCGAAGAGGACTGTGCACATATGAGATATGGCAAGTGGAATGACGGGTCATGTGACATCCATCTGCAGTGGATCTGTGAGAAAACAGCTTAA
- the LOC125900213 gene encoding CD209 antigen-like protein C, producing the protein MEEIYMNVAPNKSVGSRASTDPTERRLYGAVVLCLGLLSVVLLAGLIGLGVHYYDSSRRSAAELSSIKANLTELLQVSYNKSSALTEERDQLNVSLIKMTKERNTLKRRCPAGWMVFSCSCYFVSIKSGSWDEARQDCKERGADLVVIGSAKEQLFLSNFTENGTHAWIGLTDEAKEGTWKWIDGAPLSLKYWQKNQPDNGGGYASLGEEDCAHVIISGENNRENWNDLSCFTSQRWICEKMFEIKGL; encoded by the exons ATGGAGGAAATCTATATGAATGTTGCACCGAACAAGTCTGTTGGCTCGAGAGCTTCAACAGATCCCACAG AGAGGAGACTTTATGGAGCTGTTGTTCTCTGCCTGGGGCTGCTGAGTGTTGTCCTGCTGGCCGGGCTCATTGGCCTCGGTGTCCACT aCTATGACTCCTCACGGCGTTCAGCTGCAGAGCTCTCCTCTATCAAAGCCAACCTGACTGAGCTTCTCCAGGTCAGTTACAACAAGTCGTCTGCCCTGACTGAAGAGAGAGACCAGCTGAATGTCAGCCTCATTAAAATGACCAAAGAGCGGAACACGCTGA AGAGAAGGTGTCCTGCAGGATGGATGGTGTTCAGTTGTTCCTGTTATTTCGTCTCTATTAAGTCTGGTTCCTGGGATGAAGCCAGACAGGACTgcaaggagagaggagcagatCTGGTGGTGATAGGCAGTGCTAAAGAACAg CTGTTCCTCTCTAACTTCACCGAGAACGGAACTCATGCCTGGATTGGTCTGACTGACGAAGCCAAGGAGGGGACCTGGAAATGGATTGATGGGGCTCCACTGTCTCTGAA GTACTGGCAAAAAAACCAGCCTGATAATGGAGGTGGATATGCCAGTCTTGGGGAAGAGGACTGTGCCCATGTCATAATATCTGGAGAGAATAATCGAGAGAACTGGAATGATTTGTCTTGTTTCACCAGTCAGAGATGGATCTGTGAGAAAATGTTTGAGATTAAAGGTTTGTAA